The Oxyura jamaicensis isolate SHBP4307 breed ruddy duck chromosome 8, BPBGC_Ojam_1.0, whole genome shotgun sequence genome has a segment encoding these proteins:
- the LOC118170890 gene encoding fatty-acid amide hydrolase 1-like, which produces MRPAPRSLPALLCCCSAALLLLLRWRRWKGLWKKVEAARQRQEEGLDKMDKAVRSFREQHPSVNMVSILSLSLPELSKKLRDGSLPPEHVFYAYLGKALQIARETNCITEYMQESETQLQQARPPGKPGLLYGVPVSIKDSINCQGHDSTLGFVKNINQPMAEDSVLVQVLKRQGAIPFVKTNVPQSLISFDCKNLIFGQTFNPLLYTRTPGGSSGGEGALIGGGGSILGFGTDVGGSLRFPAAFCGICALKPTGNRLSKKGVLSGIQGQKSVVAAVGPMAKDVESLALCMRALLCEDMFSLDSTVPPLPFNEEVYSSTQPLRIGYYETDFFTMPSPAMRRAVRETKKLLEDAGHTLVPFEIRNVDYVTYNFCVRGMFADGCTSFLKKFEGELERGSMGTFFWLAKLPNCLKTLVSWIAKPFVPRLSNIIRSMRTNTVDELWSLHQEIEESCHQFIAQWRKLNLDVMLCPMLGPALGIGYPGKLSVAVSYTMLYNSLDFPAGVVPVTMVTDEDEKELKGYQGYFRDWWDRTLAKAFHGSEGLPVAVQCVALPWQEELCLRFMKEVETLTLKKNQLV; this is translated from the exons ATGCGGCCGGCGCCGCGCTCCCTGCCCgcgctgctctgctgctgctccgccgcgctgctgctgctgctgcgatGGAGGCGCTGGAAAGGGCTCTGGAAGAAGGTGGAGGCGGCCcggcagaggcaggaggaaggcttGGACAAGATGGACAAGGCTGTGAGAAGCTTTCGGGAGCAG CATCCCTCGGTGAACATGGTGTCCATCCTCTCTCTGTCTTTGCCGGAGCTCTCCAAGAAACTCCGGGATGGCTCCCTCCCTCCAGAGCACGTCTTCTACGCCTACCTGGGCAAG GCCCTCCAGATCGCCAGAGAAACCAACTGCATCACGGAGTACATGCAGGAAAGTGAGACCCAGCTCCAGCAAGCCAGGCCACCGGGGAAGCCGGGTTTGCTTTACGGGGTGCCTGTCAGCATCAAGGACTCCATCAACTGCCAG GGCCATGACTCCACGTTAGGGTTCGTGAAAAACATCAATCAGCCCATGGCCGAGGACAGCGTGCTGGTGCAGGTGCTCAAGAGACAAGGGGCAATTCCCTTTGTGAAAACCAATGTTCCCCAGTCCCTCATCAG CTTTGACTGCAAGAACTTAATCTTCGGTCAGACGTTCAACCCCCTGCTCTACACCAGGACTCCCGGAGGTTCCTCGGGTGGAGAAGGGGCACTTATAGGAGGAGGTGGGTCCATCCTGGGCTTTGGGACGGATGTAGGAGGGAGCCTGCGTTTCCCCGCTGCCTTCTGTGGGATTTGTGCGCTCAAACCCACTGGGAACAGACTCAG CAAAAAAGGAGTCCTTTCTGGTATCCAAGGGCAGAAGTCAG TGGTCGCAGCAGTGGGGCCGATGGCAAAAGACGTGGAGAGCCTGGCGCTGTGCATGCGAGCGCTCCTGTGTGAGGACATGTTCAGCCTGGACAGCACGGTGCCCCCCCTTCCCTTCAATGAAGAG GTGTATtccagcacacagcccctccGCATAGGCTACTACGAAACCGATTTCTTCACCATGCCCAGCCCTGCCATGAGACGTGCCGTTCGGGAGACGAAGAAGCTTTTGGAGGATGCTGGCCACACG CTGGTTCCCTTTGAAATCAGAAACGTGGACTACGTGACTTACAACTTCTGCGTCAGAGGAATGTTTGCAGACGGCTGCACCTCCTTCCTCAAGAAGTT tgaAGGGGAGCTCGAGAGAGGCAGCATGGGGACATTCTTCTGGTTGGCGAAGTTACCAAACTGCCTGAAAACTCTCGTGTCCTGGATTGCCAAACCCTTT GTGCCTCGATTGTCAAATATCATAAGAAGTATGAGAACAAA CACAGTGGATGAACTCTGGAGTCTTCACCAGGAAATTGAG GAGTCTTGCCACCAGTTCATTGCCCAGTGGAGGAAGCTGAACCTGGATGTCATGCTTTGTCCCATGCTGGGCCCAGCTCTCGGTATCGGCTACCCCGGGAAGCTCTCAG tgGCAGTCAGCTACACCATGCTCTACAACTCCCTCGATTTCCCGGCCGGGGTCGTCCCCGTCACGATGGTGACAGACGAGGACGAGAAGGAGCTGAAGGGCTACCAGGGGTACTTCCGAGACTGGTGGGATCGGACCCTGGCAAAG gcttttcATGGCAGCGAGGGGCTGCCCGTGGCCGTGCAGTGCGTGGCCTTGCCgtggcaggaggagctgtgcctgCGCTTTATGAAGGAGGTGGAGACGCTCACCCTGAAGAAAAACCAGCTCGTTTGA
- the LOC118170889 gene encoding vitamin D3 hydroxylase-associated protein yields MTQERLWQVLDPSWADPRILSALLCGSAAAIVLLKRLQHRRIQQKMGEARRARDLALEQMEKAARRFKQENPGTQTAHILSLPMVELAEKLKEGSLSPESVLYSYMGKALEVTQEVNCVIDFIHGCEDQLQKVKKQKEKGLLYGIPVSIKDHINCKGHVSSGGLVKLLGQVKEEDSVIVQVLKSQGAIPFVKTNIPQTMINYDCSNLIFGQTLNPLNHQKTPGGSSGGEGALIAGGGSILGIGSDVAGSIRLPSSFCGLCGLKPTGNRISKLGVVSPITGMYSVTGTLGPMARDVDSLALCMKALLCDEMFRLDPTLPPIPFDEEVYTSSKPLRIGYYEGDGYFQPSPSMKRAIQETRKLLQEAGHTLVPFAPPKIDYVVDELFTRGIFSDGAAHLVDSFKGDIVDPNLKSQFNTYRLPALVKRILAIILKPIYPRIARDLSALCGVGSAKNLWDQHAAVAVYRTEFIAKWRKQRLDVILCPALGPAFNHGYAGKLFAATSYTNLYNVLNFPAGVVPVSTVTKADEEELKHYRGHYGDPWDRRLKEAVEGAVGLPVAVQCVALPWQEELCLRFMKEVETLSRGTRRNV; encoded by the exons ATGACCCAGGAGCGACTGTGGCAGGTCCTAGACCCATCATGGGCAGACCCTCGCATCCTCTCAGCCTTGCTCTGTGGTTCAGCTGCAGCCATTGTGCTGCTGAAAcggctgcagcacaggaggatCCAGCAGAAGATGGGAGAAGCACGGAGAGCACGGGATCTGGCCCTGGAACAAATGGAGAAGGCAGCTCGCAGGTTTAAACAAGAG AACCCAGGCACCCAGACCGCACACATCCTGTCGCTGCCCATGGTGGAGCTGGCGGAGAAGCTGAAGGAggggtccctgtccccagagagcGTCCTCTACTCCTACATGGGCAAA GCTTTGGAGGTGACTCAGGAAGTGAACTGTGTGATAGACTTCATTCATGGCTGTGAGGATCAGCTCCAGAAagtgaagaagcagaaggagaaagggcTGCTCTATGGCATTCCTGTCAGCATTAAGGACCACATCAACTGCAAG GGCCACGTCTCCTCTGGTGGGCTGGTGAAGCTTCTGGGCCAGGTGAAGGAAGAAGACAGCGTCATCGTCCAGGTTCTAAAGAGCCAGGGGGCAATCCCCTTCGTGAAAACCAACATCCCTCAGACAATGATAAA ctATGACTGCAGCAATCTCATTTTCGGCCAGACCCTGAACCCTCTCAACCACCAGAAGACCCCCGGAGGCTCctcaggaggggagggagctcTGATCGCAGGGGGTGGCTCCATCCTGGGCATCGGCTCAGATGTGGCGGGCAGCATCCGCCTGCCGTCCAGCTTCTGCGGGCTGTGTGGGCTCAAACCCACAGGCAACAGGATCAG CAAACTGGGTGTGGTTTCTCCTATCACAGGAATGTACTCAG TGACAGGGACGCTGGGGCCGATGGCGAGAGATGTGGACAGCCTGGCCCTCTGCATGAAGGCACTGCTCTGTGATGAGATGTTCCGGCTGGATCCCACCTTGCCCCCTATCCCCTTTGATGAGGAG GTTTACACCAGTTCAAAGCCACTTCGGATTGGGTATTATGAAGGAGATGGCTACTTCCAGCCCTCACCCAGCATGAAACGGGCCATCCAGGAGACCAGAAAGCTCCTCCAGGAAGCGGGGCATACA CTTGTCCCCTTTGCACCGCCCAAGATTGACTACGTGGTAGATGAGCTGTTCACCAGAGGGATTTTCTCGGATGGTGCTGCTCACCTGGTGGACTCCTT CAAAGGAGACATTGTGGACCCCAACCTCAAATCCCAGTTCAATACGTACAGGCTTCCTGCTCTGGTGAAAAGGATCTTGGCTATCATTTTGAAACCCATT TACCCACGAATTGCTCGGGATCTCAGCGCTCTCTGTGGAGTGGG GTCTGCCAAAAACCTCTGGGATCAGCATGCAGCAGTAGCG GTTTACCGTACCGAATTCATTGCTAAATGGAGAAAGCAAAGACTGGATGTGATTCTCTGTCCTGCACTGGGTCCAGCCTTTAACCATGGCTATGCTGGGAAGCTGTTTG CTGCAACCTCCTATACCAACTTATACAATGTCTTAAACTTCCCTGCTGGAGTGGTGCCAGTCAGCACAGTCACAAAAGCTGATGAAGAAGAACTGAAGCATTACCGAGGGCACTATGGGGACCCTTGGGATAGGAGACTAAAAGAG GCTGTGGaaggagctgtggggctgcctgTGGCTGTCCAATGTGTGGCTTTGCCgtggcaggaggagctgtgcctgCGGTTCATGAAGGAGGTGGAGACACTTTCCCGTGGCACAAGGAGAAATGTGTGA